The DNA region GCCACATCGGTTGCAACTAGAATAGACGCACTCTTGTTTGCAAAACGTAGTAGGGCTTGGTCACGGTCGCGTTGCTCTAAATCACCGTGTAGGGCAATCACATCAAAACCTTTGTAGTGCAGTTCATCGGCTACTTCTTGTGTTTCACGCTTGGTGTTACAGAAGATCACTGATGATTCAGGTTTGTGTTGTAAAAGTAAAATCTGAGTCGCTTTCAAACGGTCTTCAAATGAATTGGTTTTATAAAAGAACTGAGAAATACTTGAGTTGGTGTGTTGGCTTTCTACCTTCACAAGTTCAGGGTTACGCATGATGCGGTTAGCGATCTTTTTAATTTCCGGTGGGAAAGTGGCGCTAAATAGCAAAGTTTGACGCTCGCTTGGTGCTTGTTCAATGATGGCATCTAATGCATCTTGAAAGCCCATGTCTAACATGCGGTCGGCTTCATCAAGTACTAGAGTGTTTAATTCTGATAAATCAATACGGCCTTTATCTAGGTGATCAAGAATACGACCCGGCGTGCCAACTAAAATGTGCGCGCCATGTTCTAGTGAACCTATTTGTGGGCCAAATGGCATACCACCGCAAAGCGTTAATACTTTGATGTTGTGGATGCTGCGTGCCAGTTTACGAATTTCTTTGGCGACTTGGTCTGCCAATTCACGAGTTGGGCAAAGGACTAAAGATTGCACACGAAAACGCTTCACGTTTAAATTGGCTAATAATCCTAAGCCAAATGCCGCAGTTTTACCTGAGCCGGTTTTGCCTTGGCCAATCACATCTTTACCCGCAATCATTAATGGTAGGCTATCAGCCTGAATCGGCGTCATGGATTCATAACCCATCGAGGTTAAGTTTTCGATTAGCGCGGGATCTAATGCAAGGCTAGAAAAAGCGGTGTTCGCAGGAGTATTGGTGTTTGTAGTCA from Vibrio casei includes:
- the dbpA gene encoding ATP-dependent RNA helicase DbpA, with product MTTNTNTPANTAFSSLALDPALIENLTSMGYESMTPIQADSLPLMIAGKDVIGQGKTGSGKTAAFGLGLLANLNVKRFRVQSLVLCPTRELADQVAKEIRKLARSIHNIKVLTLCGGMPFGPQIGSLEHGAHILVGTPGRILDHLDKGRIDLSELNTLVLDEADRMLDMGFQDALDAIIEQAPSERQTLLFSATFPPEIKKIANRIMRNPELVKVESQHTNSSISQFFYKTNSFEDRLKATQILLLQHKPESSVIFCNTKRETQEVADELHYKGFDVIALHGDLEQRDRDQALLRFANKSASILVATDVAARGLDVENLDAVINFQLARDAEVHVHRIGRTGRAGSKGMAFSLFAEKEMFKVAQIDEYMDIEISPSTLPSDSVLTDTPFESKMATIQIDGGKKQKVRAGDILGALTGGDNGVDGKRVGKIHLFDMRAYVAVEKGIVKQALKKISNGKMKGKTFRARIL